Proteins encoded together in one Pseudoalteromonas xiamenensis window:
- a CDS encoding flavin reductase family protein: MIDTMTQWFLHHQQLAGYLEPIMQRFKPAWRAGFYRAEVACIEPINEKYLELWLAPESTWPIHKAGQHLELTVEMNGQLRTRVFTIASSPEQYRASGLVRLLIRTHELGRFTPHLTTYLASESWCNISAPQGTFLFPQRKMGSTLMIAGGSGITPFLAMLSQHLSEACNPVKLIYIARTGEHLAEKELNALAARFAHFSYFPIGRAEFKPLTHYLNDLDAPVVFCCGPQAVMEQVATQSLAANVTYFDEPFGLATHINMAERTEHVVKVAHNQYAVDNQRSLLDQLEQQHVSVRRGCGMGICHQCQCVKKQGLVRDMRTGALSDAGESLIQLCVVQAVTDVEIAL, from the coding sequence ATGATTGATACAATGACGCAGTGGTTTTTGCACCACCAACAACTGGCTGGGTATTTAGAGCCTATCATGCAACGGTTTAAGCCTGCGTGGCGGGCAGGGTTTTACCGTGCAGAAGTCGCCTGCATTGAACCAATAAATGAAAAATACCTTGAACTTTGGTTAGCACCAGAGTCGACTTGGCCTATTCATAAGGCAGGTCAACACCTTGAGTTAACGGTTGAAATGAATGGTCAACTGCGTACTCGAGTGTTTACCATTGCCAGTTCTCCCGAGCAATATCGTGCATCTGGGTTAGTTCGATTGCTTATCAGAACGCATGAGCTAGGTCGCTTTACGCCTCACTTAACCACGTATTTAGCCAGTGAAAGCTGGTGTAACATTTCAGCACCTCAAGGGACGTTTCTGTTTCCCCAAAGGAAAATGGGATCGACGCTCATGATTGCAGGAGGCTCAGGGATCACGCCTTTCTTAGCCATGTTGTCGCAACATTTAAGTGAAGCGTGTAATCCCGTCAAACTCATTTATATCGCTCGCACCGGCGAACATCTAGCAGAAAAAGAACTCAATGCACTTGCTGCGCGTTTTGCGCATTTTTCCTATTTTCCGATTGGGCGTGCTGAGTTTAAGCCACTGACGCATTACCTTAACGATCTCGATGCCCCGGTGGTTTTCTGTTGTGGACCACAAGCGGTAATGGAGCAGGTTGCAACGCAGAGTCTTGCAGCAAACGTAACGTACTTTGATGAACCTTTTGGTTTGGCAACGCACATCAATATGGCTGAGCGCACCGAGCACGTCGTGAAAGTCGCTCACAATCAGTATGCTGTGGACAATCAACGCTCGTTGCTTGATCAATTAGAACAACAACATGTTTCGGTAAGGCGAGGGTGTGGTATGGGGATTTGTCATCAATGTCAGTGTGTTAAGAAGCAAGGTCTAGTTCGAGACATGCGTACTGGCGCATTGTCGGATGCCGGTGAATCGTTAATTCAATTGTGTGTTGTGCAAGCGGTGACGGACGTGGAGATTGCGTTATGA
- a CDS encoding fatty acid desaturase family protein, which produces MNEQNLIAFAKELDDIKASTLAKVGQTDADYIRRVVRRQRYFEWSGRILLVAGFWMPWLWAVGVILLALAKILDNMEIGHNVMHGQYDWMNDKQLNSKTYEWDIACDGQSWNRVHNFEHHTYTNIIGKDRDFGYGLLRLSNDFRWRVKNLWQFVTYLLLSVLFQWGVSYHELAAERVFMGKKKANRDGKVSHEELKRRFFSKGARQLVKDYVLFPLLAGPAFLWVLGGNLLANLLRNVWTSTIIFCGHFTEAVQTFKEADCVNESQGQWYFRQALGSSNLQGKHWFHVLTGHLSCQIEHHLFPDMPSSRYQEVAPQVQAVFAKYDVPYNTGPFWRQYTSVLKRILRYSFP; this is translated from the coding sequence ATGAACGAACAAAACTTAATCGCTTTTGCCAAAGAACTTGATGACATCAAGGCCTCGACGTTAGCGAAAGTAGGTCAAACGGATGCAGACTACATTCGTCGTGTCGTTCGTCGTCAACGTTATTTTGAATGGAGCGGACGTATACTGTTAGTCGCCGGTTTTTGGATGCCTTGGTTGTGGGCGGTAGGTGTTATTTTGCTTGCTCTGGCTAAAATTCTCGACAACATGGAAATCGGTCATAATGTCATGCATGGGCAATACGATTGGATGAACGACAAACAGCTTAACTCGAAAACCTACGAATGGGACATTGCATGTGATGGGCAAAGCTGGAATCGCGTACATAATTTTGAGCATCACACCTACACCAATATCATTGGTAAGGACCGAGATTTTGGTTACGGTTTGCTGCGTTTATCGAATGATTTCCGTTGGCGCGTGAAGAACTTGTGGCAGTTTGTGACCTACCTTTTATTGAGTGTGTTGTTTCAATGGGGTGTGTCTTATCACGAACTGGCCGCTGAGCGTGTTTTTATGGGGAAGAAAAAAGCCAATCGCGATGGCAAAGTGTCGCATGAAGAGCTTAAGCGACGTTTCTTCAGCAAAGGGGCAAGACAGCTAGTCAAAGATTATGTGCTCTTTCCCTTATTAGCTGGACCTGCATTTCTTTGGGTATTAGGCGGGAATTTGCTGGCTAATTTACTGCGCAACGTGTGGACTTCAACCATCATCTTTTGCGGTCACTTTACTGAGGCTGTGCAAACCTTCAAAGAAGCGGATTGCGTAAATGAATCACAGGGTCAATGGTATTTCAGACAGGCATTGGGGTCGTCGAATTTACAAGGTAAGCACTGGTTTCATGTGTTAACAGGACACCTCAGTTGCCAAATCGAACATCATTTGTTTCCAGACATGCCTTCGTCACGGTATCAAGAGGTTGCGCCTCAAGTGCAAGCGGTGTTTGCAAAATACGATGTGCCCTACAACACAGGCCCTTTTTGGCGTCAATATACGTCGGTCTTAAAACGTATTTTGCGTTATTCATTTCCATAA
- a CDS encoding mechanosensitive ion channel family protein — translation MESAQNTNDWQSILAGSYEHLVYQIVSYLPQVTAVLVLLLIGWLVAWLLSKVTAGFLAFTNRAAIGFSQKLHSDKPFQLRPNHMLLISRVVFWLTMMFFFAAAASSLGLDFFSGWLASLFGYLPKLIAGVLIIIGGYLAGNVISVMARASAQSIGFSRVDTAARVAKLIVLFTAVVIGVEQLGINIQFVTHLVIVLTGVMCFGIALAFGLGSRDLIANTVAARQVLRHCRVNDQIEIAGLSGKLTEITGTMVVIETEKGRTLIPASVFLQQPCSAQAASVNESSQ, via the coding sequence ATGGAAAGTGCTCAAAATACCAATGATTGGCAAAGTATTCTGGCGGGTAGCTATGAACACCTTGTTTATCAAATCGTTAGCTACTTGCCGCAAGTGACCGCGGTGTTGGTTTTGTTACTCATCGGATGGCTGGTGGCGTGGTTACTCAGCAAAGTGACCGCGGGCTTCCTTGCGTTTACCAATCGCGCAGCGATTGGGTTTAGCCAAAAACTGCACTCTGATAAGCCGTTTCAACTTCGCCCCAACCACATGTTGCTTATTAGTCGGGTCGTTTTTTGGCTTACGATGATGTTCTTTTTCGCGGCAGCGGCGTCTTCTCTTGGGTTAGATTTTTTTAGCGGCTGGTTAGCGTCATTGTTTGGCTATTTACCTAAGCTTATTGCTGGTGTGCTTATCATTATCGGCGGCTATTTAGCTGGCAACGTGATAAGCGTGATGGCGCGAGCGAGTGCGCAGTCGATAGGTTTTTCGCGTGTCGACACCGCTGCTCGTGTTGCAAAACTCATTGTGCTCTTCACCGCTGTCGTTATTGGTGTTGAACAACTGGGTATCAATATTCAGTTCGTGACACATTTGGTTATCGTGCTTACAGGTGTGATGTGTTTTGGTATTGCGCTTGCGTTCGGACTTGGAAGCCGAGATTTAATCGCAAACACGGTGGCCGCACGCCAAGTACTTCGCCATTGCCGGGTCAATGACCAAATTGAGATTGCAGGTCTGTCTGGTAAGTTAACGGAAATTACCGGAACAATGGTCGTGATTGAAACCGAAAAAGGCCGCACACTGATCCCCGCCAGTGTTTTCCTTCAACAGCCTTGTTCGGCGCAAGCCGCGTCAGTTAACGAATCTTCACAGTAG
- the katG gene encoding catalase/peroxidase HPI: MDKHNTNSSGKCPFMHGGNTRLGGSGTKNVDWWPNQLNLRILHQNDTKVNPLGETFNYADAFNSLDFAEVKKDLANVMTDSKAWWPADYGHYGPFMIRMAWHAAGTYRTGDGRGGASTGNQRFAPLNSWPDNANLDKARRLLWPVKQKYGNRLSWADLFILAGNVALETMGLKTFGFGGGREDIWEPEEDVYWGAESTWLDNERYSGERDLDNPLAAVQMGLIYVNPEGPDGNPDPLASAKDIRETFARMAMNDEETVALTAGGHTFGKCHGAGDAALVGPEPEAAPLEEMGFGWTSKHGKGHGSDTITSGIEGSWTPNPTQWDNGYFEVLFGYEWKLAKSPAGAQQWVPIDLKPEHHAPDVEDASKRVGIMMTTADMAMREDPIYREISLRFLNNPDQFADAFARAWFKLTHRDMGPKVRYLGPEVPTEELIWQDPVPARDFDLIDAHDIKALKQAILNTGIAPHALIYTAWSSASTFRGSDSRGGANGARIRLAPQNTWEVNQPNQLVQVLAALEKVQTQFNHAQESNKRVSLADLIVLAGAAAIEQAAQLGGINLEVPFTAGRTDATAEQTDAESFSVLEPIADGFRNYQKQQYTFSAEELLLDKAQLLGLTAPEMTVLVGGLRALNANYNAQSLGVLTPRPGVLSNDFFVNLLDMETKWFAKDDAQQTFDGRCIHSGKIKWTASRVDLVFGSNSQLRALSEVYGASDANERFVNDFVRAWNKVMNADRFDI; the protein is encoded by the coding sequence ATGGATAAACACAATACAAATTCGAGTGGAAAATGTCCCTTTATGCACGGCGGCAACACGCGCCTAGGCGGGTCGGGTACCAAAAATGTCGATTGGTGGCCAAATCAACTGAATCTCCGCATCCTTCATCAAAATGACACGAAAGTTAATCCATTAGGTGAGACGTTCAACTACGCTGACGCGTTTAATTCACTTGATTTTGCTGAGGTAAAAAAAGACTTAGCGAATGTGATGACCGATTCAAAAGCTTGGTGGCCTGCCGACTATGGTCACTATGGCCCATTTATGATCCGCATGGCGTGGCACGCGGCGGGGACTTATCGTACAGGTGACGGACGAGGTGGCGCATCAACAGGTAATCAACGCTTCGCACCACTCAACAGCTGGCCAGATAACGCTAATTTAGACAAAGCTCGCCGCTTACTGTGGCCAGTAAAGCAAAAATATGGCAACCGTTTATCTTGGGCTGACTTGTTTATTCTTGCGGGTAACGTAGCCCTTGAAACTATGGGGTTGAAAACATTTGGGTTTGGGGGAGGCCGTGAAGACATTTGGGAACCTGAAGAAGACGTTTATTGGGGGGCAGAATCCACGTGGCTTGATAACGAGCGTTACAGCGGTGAACGTGACCTAGATAACCCGCTCGCGGCGGTACAAATGGGTTTAATCTATGTAAACCCTGAAGGGCCAGATGGCAACCCTGACCCTCTCGCCTCCGCGAAAGACATTCGGGAAACCTTTGCCCGAATGGCGATGAACGACGAAGAAACCGTTGCATTGACGGCTGGCGGCCATACGTTTGGTAAATGCCACGGAGCAGGCGATGCCGCGCTCGTTGGGCCAGAACCAGAAGCCGCGCCATTGGAAGAAATGGGCTTTGGCTGGACAAGCAAACACGGAAAAGGCCATGGCAGTGACACTATCACCAGTGGCATTGAAGGGTCTTGGACACCGAATCCTACCCAATGGGACAATGGCTACTTTGAGGTGCTTTTTGGCTACGAATGGAAACTCGCAAAGAGCCCTGCTGGCGCACAACAATGGGTTCCTATCGATTTAAAACCAGAACATCACGCACCAGACGTCGAAGACGCGTCCAAACGAGTTGGGATCATGATGACTACAGCCGATATGGCCATGCGTGAGGACCCGATTTACCGCGAAATTTCTTTACGGTTCTTGAACAACCCAGATCAATTTGCCGACGCCTTTGCACGCGCGTGGTTTAAACTGACTCATCGCGACATGGGACCAAAAGTACGTTACTTAGGCCCTGAAGTACCCACTGAGGAGTTGATTTGGCAAGATCCAGTGCCAGCTCGAGACTTCGATTTAATTGATGCACACGACATTAAGGCGCTGAAGCAAGCCATACTCAACACCGGTATCGCACCTCATGCCTTGATCTATACAGCTTGGTCGTCCGCCTCAACCTTCCGAGGTTCAGACAGCCGAGGTGGTGCAAACGGCGCTCGTATTCGACTTGCACCACAAAATACGTGGGAAGTGAATCAGCCAAACCAACTCGTTCAAGTGTTAGCGGCGCTCGAAAAAGTACAAACGCAATTTAACCATGCCCAAGAAAGCAACAAACGAGTGTCTCTTGCGGATCTGATTGTGCTCGCTGGTGCCGCAGCGATTGAACAAGCCGCCCAGTTAGGCGGTATTAACCTTGAAGTTCCTTTTACAGCAGGTCGTACCGATGCAACGGCAGAGCAAACGGACGCAGAATCGTTCTCGGTTCTTGAACCCATTGCTGACGGATTCCGTAACTATCAAAAACAGCAGTACACGTTTTCTGCCGAAGAGTTGCTGTTAGATAAAGCGCAACTGTTAGGCCTTACGGCTCCTGAAATGACCGTACTGGTCGGTGGTTTACGCGCACTCAACGCCAATTATAACGCGCAGAGCTTAGGGGTACTAACACCTCGTCCTGGCGTTTTGAGTAATGATTTCTTTGTGAATCTATTAGACATGGAAACGAAATGGTTTGCGAAAGATGACGCACAACAAACGTTTGATGGCCGCTGCATTCACTCGGGTAAAATCAAATGGACAGCGTCACGCGTCGACCTCGTGTTTGGCTCAAACTCACAATTGCGTGCACTCAGTGAAGTATATGGGGCAAGCGATGCGAACGAACGTTTCGTTAATGATTTCGTTCGAGCTTGGAATAAAGTGATGAACGCCGATCGTTTCGACATTTAA
- a CDS encoding magnesium transporter, translating into MTLSIAKLDSVAEQLSETFLSHYPLKSAQHLASLLPKEAATLLESQPMHVVLRVWKYLTPNVSEALFQAFPLAFQVTFIAELESHIAIGLLHKFEPERQSALLNQLHETHADISQELSDLLEYPENTAARMMSCHVQAFYGDLTVRDAMSQLKNQSRPVADVIYVLNSAREVVGEITLNTLVASVSTQTLANLASPVKARLNVMDHKDSVIELFEGLRCRTLPVFDAHMQLVGQVRFFDVYQSTKEELASDMQTMVGASKDEKALSSSWFAVKKRLPWLQINLLTAFAAAAVVGAFEGLIAQVTALAILLPVAAGQSGNAGAQALAVTMRGLTLREISTRQWYQVMIKEMFVGLMNGAAIAVTCGLGVYLWSQSIGLAAVIALAMISSLVIAGSSGAIVPIALKKFGLDPAQSSSIVLTTITDIAGFMSFLGIALLLSDFLPKG; encoded by the coding sequence ATGACACTTTCGATTGCTAAACTCGACTCGGTTGCAGAACAACTTAGCGAGACCTTCTTAAGCCATTATCCACTTAAAAGCGCGCAGCATTTGGCGTCGTTACTGCCTAAAGAAGCAGCAACATTGTTGGAAAGTCAGCCCATGCACGTAGTCTTGCGAGTGTGGAAATACTTAACGCCAAATGTGTCAGAAGCGCTCTTTCAGGCCTTTCCCTTGGCATTTCAAGTGACCTTTATTGCCGAGCTCGAAAGCCATATTGCCATAGGTTTGCTGCATAAATTTGAGCCTGAACGTCAGTCTGCCTTATTGAATCAACTGCACGAAACCCACGCAGACATAAGCCAAGAATTAAGCGATTTACTGGAATACCCTGAGAATACCGCTGCGCGAATGATGAGTTGCCATGTGCAGGCATTTTATGGCGATTTGACCGTGCGTGATGCTATGTCGCAGCTCAAAAATCAGAGTCGCCCCGTGGCTGACGTGATATACGTACTCAACAGTGCTCGAGAAGTCGTCGGCGAGATCACACTGAATACGCTGGTAGCCAGTGTGTCGACACAAACCCTCGCAAACCTTGCCAGCCCAGTGAAAGCACGGTTGAACGTCATGGATCATAAAGACAGTGTCATCGAATTGTTTGAAGGTCTGCGTTGCAGAACACTGCCTGTGTTTGATGCGCATATGCAATTAGTTGGGCAAGTGCGCTTTTTCGATGTGTATCAATCCACCAAAGAAGAACTCGCGAGTGATATGCAGACGATGGTGGGGGCTAGTAAAGATGAGAAGGCTTTGTCGAGTAGTTGGTTTGCGGTAAAAAAACGTTTACCGTGGCTGCAAATTAACTTGCTCACAGCCTTTGCGGCGGCGGCCGTCGTCGGCGCGTTTGAAGGGTTGATTGCGCAAGTCACGGCGCTGGCCATTTTATTGCCCGTTGCGGCGGGTCAATCGGGTAACGCGGGTGCACAAGCCCTAGCGGTAACGATGCGCGGGTTGACGTTGCGTGAAATATCCACAAGACAGTGGTATCAAGTGATGATCAAGGAAATGTTTGTGGGCTTGATGAATGGCGCAGCCATCGCGGTCACGTGTGGACTTGGCGTGTATTTGTGGAGTCAATCCATTGGCTTAGCGGCAGTGATTGCGCTGGCCATGATTTCATCGTTAGTCATCGCTGGTAGTTCCGGGGCTATTGTGCCGATCGCGCTCAAAAAATTTGGCTTAGACCCTGCGCAATCGTCGTCGATCGTGTTGACTACCATCACAGATATTGCTGGATTTATGTCGTTTCTTGGAATTGCTCTGTTGCTATCTGACTTTCTTCCCAAAGGATAA
- a CDS encoding magnesium transporter MgtE N-terminal domain-containing protein — translation MSSLSLKLAQHFLQEEPAGAARRLELQSPEVAVELIKTLPLEAAIKVLKVTHPSFAAELFMHIDDVEATRWLDALNTTDIAAIFRHLDEPFFAQKLALLSLKKQTLCKMLVSYPEYTVGAWIEASTLVLDDKMSVEEVLLRLKKRRYQGSERLFVLNAERKLVGQVSLYDVLRLSPHESIAATMRMQSDALSGVTELAAALQSPLWKQTDCVAVVNRTGEFIGVLQHHRLRAALNRFQRDNQQTFDTPDLVDAYTRSIASLFELVMPSTGQGAKS, via the coding sequence ATGTCTTCATTGTCATTAAAACTCGCACAGCATTTTTTGCAAGAAGAACCCGCGGGAGCAGCGCGGCGGTTGGAGCTGCAATCGCCTGAGGTCGCGGTTGAGCTGATCAAAACGCTGCCTTTGGAAGCGGCAATAAAGGTACTGAAAGTAACGCACCCGAGTTTTGCCGCGGAGTTGTTTATGCACATCGATGATGTTGAGGCAACGCGTTGGCTCGATGCATTGAATACGACAGACATCGCCGCCATTTTTAGGCATCTAGACGAACCTTTTTTTGCACAAAAACTCGCGCTTTTGTCTCTCAAAAAACAAACTTTATGCAAAATGTTGGTGAGTTACCCAGAATACACGGTTGGCGCTTGGATAGAAGCTTCGACGTTGGTTTTGGATGACAAAATGAGTGTAGAAGAGGTGTTGCTACGACTTAAAAAGCGCCGTTACCAAGGCAGTGAACGTCTGTTTGTGCTGAATGCGGAGCGTAAGTTGGTCGGTCAAGTATCTTTATACGATGTACTCAGGTTATCACCCCATGAATCGATTGCAGCAACGATGCGCATGCAAAGTGATGCGCTAAGTGGTGTGACCGAGTTGGCCGCGGCACTGCAATCGCCATTGTGGAAGCAAACGGACTGTGTTGCTGTTGTGAATCGAACGGGCGAGTTTATCGGTGTTCTTCAACATCATCGTCTGCGAGCAGCACTCAACCGTTTTCAACGAGATAACCAACAAACGTTTGATACGCCTGATTTAGTTGATGCTTATACACGTTCAATAGCGAGCTTGTTTGAGTTAGTCATGCCTTCCACAGGACAAGGAGCTAAATCATGA
- the deoD gene encoding purine-nucleoside phosphorylase, protein MATPHIQAELGAFADTVLLPGDPLRAKFIAETYLTDVVQVNAVRNMLGFTGYYKGKRVSVMGTGMGIPSCALYATELVTHFGVKHLIRVGSCGTVQDDIALGDIVIAMGASTDSKTNRQRFAGHDFAALADFSLLNRVVTTAQQHAIPIRVGNVFSSDLFYTPEPEMFDVIKRMGVLGIEMEAAGLYGVASFYGAKALTLLTVSDHITQDLHASAEARQKSFKQMIELALESV, encoded by the coding sequence ATGGCAACGCCACACATTCAAGCTGAGCTAGGTGCGTTTGCTGATACGGTATTACTGCCAGGCGATCCGTTGCGTGCTAAGTTTATCGCTGAAACCTATTTAACCGATGTGGTGCAAGTGAATGCCGTACGCAACATGCTGGGTTTTACGGGGTATTACAAAGGTAAACGAGTCTCTGTGATGGGGACTGGGATGGGGATCCCTAGTTGCGCACTTTACGCCACAGAGCTGGTGACGCATTTTGGGGTTAAGCATCTTATTCGCGTGGGCAGTTGCGGAACGGTACAGGACGACATCGCATTGGGCGACATCGTCATTGCGATGGGGGCTTCTACGGACTCTAAAACCAATCGACAGCGTTTTGCTGGGCATGATTTCGCGGCGTTAGCCGACTTTTCTTTATTGAATCGGGTGGTGACAACGGCACAACAACACGCCATCCCAATCCGCGTTGGGAATGTGTTTTCGTCTGATCTGTTTTACACACCCGAACCCGAAATGTTTGACGTTATAAAACGCATGGGTGTATTGGGTATTGAAATGGAGGCGGCGGGGCTGTACGGCGTAGCAAGTTTTTATGGAGCAAAAGCGCTCACGTTGTTAACGGTGTCCGATCACATTACGCAAGATCTGCACGCCAGTGCTGAAGCTCGTCAAAAATCCTTCAAACAAATGATAGAGTTAGCGCTTGAAAGCGTCTAA
- a CDS encoding ArnT family glycosyltransferase: MEGAALDKSGINSSANYTVPMLLVLLLAHILIGPFHNLALFYDEAYYHFWSTQLDFGYYSKPPMIAWLIAATTSIFGHAEWAVRLSSALLYFCTALVIRQIAMRLWQRTDVADSAAILFFTAPLIGFNSLFVTTDAPLLFFWSVAVWSFVAALKTRKWLYWVSLGAALGLGILSKYTMCVLMIGLFAYIGLDKAERKRENTLGLLLAVLIAFVLFLPNLLWNAAHDFISFQHTAEISKLNQPLLHPLRWLEFTAGQVFAFGPVAFWVLTVWVWRQKLASTTLLLMCVTFPMLLAMMVQALLSHANANWAAPTYVGGSLLAAYWLVYRGKIAVLKAAIFVNVLLIGLFYSYPQIQSALQIEPTKKNTPYQRVSGWRELVLAIPEQPQNTVYLSDSRALLSYVHFYRSDFTEGSGIQVRSFNPSGIIKDHYQLNYPLTAQYNERYLFLSETPKALHGCFQQVQALAPVSVDVYPTLTRKLYLYQVSGFNGYEGC; the protein is encoded by the coding sequence GTGGAAGGTGCTGCGCTAGACAAATCAGGGATAAACTCAAGTGCAAATTACACAGTGCCAATGCTTTTGGTTCTGCTTCTCGCGCATATATTGATTGGGCCCTTTCACAATTTAGCGCTGTTTTACGACGAAGCGTATTATCATTTCTGGTCTACCCAACTTGATTTTGGTTATTACTCCAAGCCGCCTATGATTGCGTGGCTTATTGCGGCAACCACGTCTATTTTTGGTCATGCAGAGTGGGCCGTTAGATTGAGTTCGGCCCTGTTGTATTTTTGCACGGCGCTGGTAATTCGACAGATTGCGATGCGACTTTGGCAACGCACAGACGTAGCCGACAGTGCCGCAATCCTCTTTTTTACAGCCCCTTTAATTGGCTTTAATAGCCTGTTTGTGACCACGGATGCACCATTATTGTTTTTTTGGAGCGTTGCTGTTTGGAGTTTTGTTGCAGCGTTAAAAACGAGAAAATGGCTCTATTGGGTGAGTCTGGGTGCTGCGTTGGGTCTAGGTATATTGTCTAAATACACGATGTGCGTTTTGATGATTGGGTTGTTTGCCTATATCGGACTAGATAAGGCTGAGCGTAAGCGCGAAAACACGTTAGGTTTGCTTTTGGCTGTTCTCATTGCGTTTGTTCTATTTTTACCTAATCTACTGTGGAACGCAGCACACGATTTTATTAGTTTCCAACACACCGCTGAGATTTCAAAGCTTAACCAACCGTTATTGCATCCATTGCGCTGGTTAGAATTTACCGCTGGCCAAGTTTTTGCGTTTGGTCCAGTTGCATTCTGGGTTTTAACCGTGTGGGTGTGGCGACAAAAACTCGCGTCAACGACGTTGCTGTTGATGTGTGTCACCTTTCCGATGCTACTGGCAATGATGGTACAAGCGTTGCTTTCTCACGCGAACGCAAATTGGGCCGCACCGACGTATGTTGGAGGGAGTTTACTAGCCGCTTATTGGTTGGTGTATCGTGGGAAAATCGCCGTGCTCAAGGCTGCCATATTCGTCAATGTTCTGCTTATTGGGCTGTTCTATAGTTACCCTCAGATTCAAAGCGCGTTACAGATTGAACCCACCAAAAAAAATACGCCATATCAACGGGTGAGCGGGTGGCGAGAATTGGTGTTGGCGATACCAGAGCAACCTCAAAACACGGTCTATCTGAGTGATTCTCGAGCGTTATTGTCGTATGTCCATTTTTATCGCAGTGATTTTACCGAGGGGTCGGGAATTCAAGTGCGTAGTTTTAATCCTTCTGGGATCATCAAGGATCACTACCAACTAAATTACCCACTAACCGCACAATACAACGAGCGTTATCTGTTCTTAAGTGAAACACCAAAAGCATTGCACGGTTGTTTTCAACAGGTGCAAGCGCTAGCACCTGTGAGCGTTGATGTTTACCCCACGCTCACACGGAAATTGTATTTATATCAAGTATCAGGGTTCAATGGTTATGAAGGGTGCTAA
- the deoC gene encoding deoxyribose-phosphate aldolase, translated as MALNTLSDHDAALIALRCMDLTSLNENDTNEQISQLCAQTNQKAGHVAAVCVYSQFVQLAKQTLGNEVFVATVTNFPHGNPDVDSAVRETADAVKTGADEVDVVFPYRALLAGNEQIGFELVSACKQACGERVLLKVIIESGELQTPEAIQKASEIAIRAGADFIKTSTGKVSINATLDAAEIMLKAIQVSGKPVGFKAAGGVRTVAEARKYIQLAQHIMGADWVSPATFRFGASGLLSDVLQVLGSAAQNTTTQTGY; from the coding sequence ATGGCCTTAAACACTTTATCAGATCATGACGCGGCGCTGATTGCGTTACGTTGCATGGATTTAACGTCGTTAAATGAGAACGATACAAACGAGCAAATTTCTCAACTGTGCGCGCAAACTAACCAAAAAGCAGGGCATGTCGCGGCGGTATGTGTGTATTCGCAATTTGTTCAACTCGCAAAACAAACCCTAGGTAACGAGGTATTTGTTGCGACTGTCACCAATTTCCCACATGGCAATCCAGATGTAGACAGTGCGGTTCGTGAGACCGCAGACGCGGTAAAAACCGGTGCGGACGAAGTCGATGTGGTCTTTCCCTACCGCGCGCTTTTGGCTGGCAATGAGCAAATTGGCTTTGAGCTAGTGTCTGCTTGCAAGCAAGCTTGCGGTGAGCGTGTTCTATTGAAAGTGATCATCGAATCAGGTGAGTTGCAAACCCCTGAAGCCATCCAAAAAGCCAGTGAAATTGCCATTCGCGCAGGCGCGGATTTCATTAAAACCAGTACGGGTAAAGTGTCAATCAATGCGACCTTGGACGCGGCTGAAATTATGTTGAAGGCAATTCAAGTCAGCGGTAAACCGGTCGGGTTTAAAGCCGCTGGTGGTGTGAGGACGGTGGCCGAAGCTCGCAAATACATTCAACTCGCTCAGCACATCATGGGGGCAGATTGGGTCTCGCCTGCTACATTCCGTTTTGGTGCGTCAGGGCTATTGAGCGACGTACTGCAAGTGCTTGGCTCAGCTGCACAGAACACCACCACACAGACGGGGTACTAA